A genomic segment from Lignipirellula cremea encodes:
- a CDS encoding sulfatase family protein, whose protein sequence is MTRRLFSAALLALNLFSTAAAAPNIVLLMGDDHGWEETGYNGHPHVKTPVLDEMAAQGLRFDRFYSGHPNCSPTRASFLTGRHPNRMGTFAPGWSMRPEERTIAHIARQAGYQCGHFGKWHVGTVKAVSPTNPGAMGFHEWLSHDNFFELDPALSRNGGPPEVYPGESSEILVREAIRFIDRAQQDNKPFLTVIWFGSPHEPYSGLPADLALYDDLPARYARKKVRLTSNETGQPVTRPQGEVLRERYAEITAMDRAIGQLRSHLAETGLRENTLLFYCGDNGTSGDAALASPHRGVKSEIYEGGSLVPGVIEWPARITKPRTTSVRASTSDLLPTLCALTGQPLPDRPIDGVDLTPLFDGKLSERPEPLCFWMYDTSRFQNVKRIPYIDPQQQEGTTPLVKMLAGKYTRSFTNYRHPPQDEADFRGARSIIRGDFKLVVQDKGESDVQQELFDLKADPAEKVNLVDQQPAVAAELAAALREWQQSVLNSLRGADYDD, encoded by the coding sequence ATGACTCGCCGCCTTTTTTCTGCTGCTTTGTTGGCCTTGAATCTGTTCTCCACGGCTGCCGCCGCTCCGAATATCGTGCTGTTGATGGGGGACGATCACGGCTGGGAAGAGACCGGCTACAATGGGCATCCGCACGTGAAGACGCCGGTGCTGGATGAGATGGCCGCCCAGGGACTGCGATTCGATCGGTTTTATTCGGGGCATCCGAACTGCTCGCCGACGCGAGCCAGCTTCCTGACCGGACGGCATCCCAACCGCATGGGAACGTTCGCCCCCGGCTGGTCGATGCGGCCCGAGGAACGCACGATTGCGCACATCGCCAGGCAAGCCGGTTATCAGTGCGGTCACTTTGGCAAGTGGCATGTGGGTACCGTCAAGGCCGTCTCGCCGACAAATCCCGGCGCCATGGGATTTCACGAATGGCTCTCGCACGACAATTTCTTTGAACTGGATCCAGCGCTTTCCCGCAACGGCGGACCACCGGAAGTCTACCCCGGCGAAAGCTCCGAAATCCTGGTACGGGAGGCGATCCGCTTCATCGATCGCGCGCAGCAGGACAACAAGCCGTTTCTCACCGTGATCTGGTTTGGTTCTCCGCACGAACCGTACAGCGGGCTGCCCGCCGATCTTGCCCTCTACGACGACTTGCCGGCCAGGTATGCTCGCAAGAAGGTCAGACTCACTTCCAACGAAACAGGCCAGCCAGTCACTCGTCCCCAGGGCGAAGTGCTACGCGAACGTTACGCCGAGATCACCGCGATGGATCGCGCAATCGGTCAACTCCGCAGCCATCTGGCCGAAACAGGCCTGCGCGAAAACACGCTCCTTTTTTATTGCGGCGATAATGGAACCTCCGGCGACGCAGCACTCGCTTCGCCCCACCGGGGCGTCAAGAGCGAGATCTACGAAGGCGGCTCGCTCGTCCCCGGCGTCATCGAATGGCCGGCACGCATCACGAAACCGCGCACCACCTCCGTGCGAGCGAGCACCAGCGATCTGCTGCCGACACTTTGTGCTCTGACCGGTCAACCGCTACCCGACCGTCCGATCGATGGAGTCGACCTGACTCCGCTGTTCGACGGCAAGCTGAGCGAGCGGCCGGAGCCGCTATGTTTCTGGATGTACGACACGAGCCGCTTCCAGAACGTCAAACGGATTCCCTATATCGATCCTCAACAGCAGGAAGGCACGACGCCCTTGGTAAAGATGCTGGCCGGGAAGTATACCCGTAGTTTCACCAATTATCGCCACCCGCCGCAGGACGAAGCCGATTTCCGCGGCGCGCGATCGATCATTCGTGGCGACTTCAAATTAGTGGTTCAGGACAAGGGCGAGTCAGACGTGCAACAGGAACTGTTTGACTTGAAAGCAGACCCTGCGGAGAAAGTAAACCTCGTCGATCAACAGCCGGCGGTCGCCGCAGAGCTTGCCGCCGCCCTGCGGGAATGGCAGCAATCCGTCTTGAACAGTCTCCGCGGAGCAGATTACGACGACTGA
- a CDS encoding DUF1552 domain-containing protein → MTLTLPFLDAMRPAFAKDSQTPPRRMLSICTNLGVLDRHFYPQQPGPDYELTPYLEPLRDLRDQFTVISGASHPEVTGGHSAEASFLTAAPHPGTASFRNSISLDQFAAEQIGHLTRVPALPLVVAQNGNQSLSFTSSGVMLPAERSPAEVFKTLFVAGNAAAVEKQVQDLRVGRSILDVVADRATTLQKRLGSDDRQRLDQYFTAVREVERRLVIAEEWEHRPKPKVDVPPPTDGEYLLDKLKSMFQLIRLALATDSTRLITLMIRLDGFSAHIPGVSSEAHNLSHHVGREDKLQQLMNLELAEFRELAALLQGLQETRDGSGTLLDHTMVLFGSNLGNGNNHDTKNMPILLAGGGFRHGQHLAFDRTHNYPLPNLFLSMLQRLGLEVDRFASSTSTIAGLEV, encoded by the coding sequence GTGACGCTCACGCTTCCGTTTCTGGACGCGATGCGGCCCGCTTTTGCCAAAGACTCGCAGACGCCGCCTCGGCGGATGCTGTCAATCTGTACGAATCTGGGAGTGCTCGACCGCCACTTCTATCCGCAGCAGCCGGGCCCTGACTATGAGCTGACTCCTTACCTGGAGCCATTGCGCGATCTCCGCGACCAGTTCACGGTGATCTCGGGCGCATCCCATCCCGAGGTCACCGGCGGACACTCGGCGGAAGCGTCGTTTCTCACGGCGGCGCCTCATCCGGGGACCGCTTCCTTTCGCAATTCGATTTCCCTGGATCAGTTCGCCGCCGAACAGATCGGGCATTTGACGCGCGTGCCGGCCTTGCCGCTCGTCGTGGCGCAGAACGGAAATCAGTCGCTGTCATTTACCTCCAGCGGCGTCATGCTGCCCGCCGAACGCAGCCCGGCAGAGGTCTTCAAGACCTTGTTCGTCGCGGGCAATGCAGCTGCAGTAGAGAAGCAGGTGCAGGACCTGCGCGTGGGACGCAGCATCCTGGATGTCGTGGCCGATCGCGCTACCACCCTCCAGAAGCGGTTGGGATCCGATGATCGCCAACGGTTGGACCAGTACTTTACCGCCGTGCGGGAAGTCGAACGTCGCCTGGTGATCGCTGAAGAATGGGAGCATCGGCCCAAGCCGAAAGTTGACGTCCCGCCCCCGACCGATGGCGAATACCTGCTCGACAAGCTCAAGTCGATGTTTCAGCTGATTCGATTGGCGCTCGCCACCGACTCAACGCGACTGATCACGCTGATGATTCGACTGGACGGATTCAGCGCCCACATTCCTGGTGTTTCGAGCGAAGCCCACAACCTGTCGCATCACGTCGGGCGTGAAGACAAGCTTCAGCAGCTGATGAATCTGGAGTTGGCCGAGTTTCGTGAGCTCGCCGCACTGCTCCAGGGCTTGCAGGAAACTCGCGACGGATCGGGAACGCTGCTGGATCACACCATGGTGCTGTTCGGCAGTAACCTGGGGAACGGGAATAACCACGACACAAAGAACATGCCGATCCTGTTGGCCGGAGGCGGATTCCGCCACGGTCAGCATCTGGCCTTCGATCGCACGCACAACTATCCGCTGCCCAACCTGTTCCTGAGCATGCTGCAGCGACTCGGCCTGGAAGTCGACCGATTTGCATCCAGCACGAGCACAATAGCGGGGCTAGAGGTCTAA
- a CDS encoding HAD family hydrolase: MNDAPAMAIATVGIAMGAAGSDVALETADVALMADDLNHLPFVVGLSRQTSRIIRQNLWLSLGMSPSSFPQACSACDWAPR, encoded by the coding sequence GTGAACGACGCTCCCGCAATGGCCATTGCGACGGTGGGAATCGCGATGGGCGCGGCCGGTTCCGACGTCGCCCTGGAAACAGCCGATGTGGCTTTGATGGCGGACGACTTGAATCATCTCCCTTTTGTCGTCGGCCTGAGTCGACAAACGAGCCGCATCATTCGGCAGAATCTTTGGCTTAGCCTCGGCATGTCGCCTTCCTCGTTCCCGCAAGCATGCTCGGCCTGCGATTGGGCGCCGCGGTAG
- a CDS encoding DUF1592 domain-containing protein, with protein sequence MNRTEYEHTLQDLLALPLLRVKELLPEDGQQHGFDKVPSALELSHVQIRKYLAAADKALRQAIVDAPSKPETQVWRGLAAEQDTGRAAIAIHAAAPLRDGKLAPELTSKVMGNPVEDYGNSYRAAVFNGKADSAVVLSGVFGAHQPQGLQPDKFRVETGGWYQVRFSTWGLRWNRGTIEPAVRSVIRKYTEFGDWRSPWKPDEKQRWIGTPLDEPVVRETEENTEFYGDAEVVHVVRASLNGKVLGFFDARSLKPTVHDFRVWLEPGERVSFHVMTLPATGPSNSGTSNGVRSYEGPGVAFDWFEIEGPLLEAWPPMSQQHLFGATPIGQFPRPLMQGRPTVGASDQALEISHREFAGAGHKLENEWYLNVAGEISTAVNFARPGSYEFLVTASQTAAGTEPAELWMMVNGRELPHGRFQIEADRTNPQVVRRTFEIESAGPAEISVRFPNDYFDEVTKADRNLILSRFALAPVKLRERDLQEPKAPDPATLLQKFASRAFRRPATAAELQPYLGIVEQQLQDGRSFKEAMISGYKALLCSPDFLFLGLEGDYVLASRLSYFLWDSMPDDELSALAASGRLSQPETLLAQVDRLLADSRSDRFIEHFLDEWLELKKIDFTTPDPQLYPEFDPWLRDSMLAETRAYFRKLLSENRSVDFLVDADFLLVNQRLAELYDIQGVAGSQLRETLLGAESPRGGLLTQAAVLKVTANGTATSPVLRGVWVTERILGIPRRPPPPNIPAVEPDASGAVTIREQIERHRADAACASCHRVMDPPGMALESFDVIGGWRDRYRASGRPKMVGKGKERQLEPHLNILTNRGDRKPIRLGGEVDPSGQLASGGQFDDINGFRDLLLADREKLAGNLARQLAIYATGKGYRFSDREVLEAIVAQARNENFGVRSLVDRVVLSRLFLEQP encoded by the coding sequence ATGAATCGCACCGAGTACGAGCACACGCTCCAGGATCTCCTGGCCCTGCCGCTGCTGCGTGTCAAAGAATTGTTGCCGGAAGACGGCCAGCAGCACGGCTTTGACAAGGTCCCCTCCGCCCTGGAACTGTCTCACGTGCAGATCAGGAAATACCTCGCGGCCGCGGACAAGGCGCTGCGACAGGCGATTGTGGACGCACCCAGCAAACCGGAAACACAAGTCTGGCGCGGCCTCGCGGCCGAGCAGGATACAGGGCGCGCGGCAATCGCCATTCATGCGGCCGCGCCGCTCCGCGATGGGAAGTTGGCTCCGGAGCTGACCTCCAAGGTGATGGGGAATCCCGTCGAAGATTACGGCAACTCGTACAGGGCAGCCGTTTTTAACGGCAAGGCGGATTCTGCCGTCGTCTTAAGCGGCGTGTTCGGCGCGCATCAGCCACAAGGGCTGCAGCCCGACAAATTCCGGGTTGAAACCGGTGGATGGTATCAGGTGCGGTTCTCCACGTGGGGGCTGCGGTGGAACCGGGGAACCATCGAACCTGCGGTAAGGAGCGTCATTCGCAAGTACACCGAGTTCGGTGATTGGCGCTCTCCCTGGAAACCGGACGAAAAGCAACGCTGGATCGGCACGCCGCTGGACGAACCCGTCGTTCGCGAGACCGAGGAGAACACGGAGTTCTACGGCGATGCGGAAGTTGTTCACGTGGTGAGGGCGTCGCTGAACGGTAAAGTGCTGGGCTTCTTCGATGCGCGATCCCTCAAGCCGACCGTCCATGATTTTCGAGTCTGGCTGGAGCCCGGCGAGCGGGTGTCGTTTCACGTCATGACCCTGCCCGCGACCGGGCCCAGTAATTCCGGCACGTCCAACGGGGTGCGGAGTTATGAAGGCCCCGGTGTCGCGTTTGACTGGTTTGAAATCGAAGGGCCGTTGCTGGAAGCCTGGCCCCCCATGAGCCAACAGCATCTGTTTGGCGCCACGCCCATTGGCCAGTTTCCACGACCGCTGATGCAGGGACGCCCCACCGTGGGCGCGTCGGACCAGGCTCTGGAAATCTCTCACCGGGAGTTTGCCGGGGCGGGCCACAAGCTGGAGAACGAATGGTACTTGAACGTCGCTGGCGAAATCTCCACGGCGGTCAACTTTGCCCGACCAGGGAGCTACGAGTTTCTTGTGACGGCGTCCCAAACCGCCGCTGGTACGGAACCTGCCGAACTGTGGATGATGGTCAACGGTCGAGAGTTGCCGCATGGACGCTTCCAGATCGAGGCAGACCGAACAAATCCCCAGGTCGTCCGGCGGACGTTCGAGATTGAAAGCGCCGGCCCGGCGGAGATCAGCGTCCGCTTTCCCAACGACTACTTTGACGAGGTCACAAAAGCGGATCGGAACCTGATTTTAAGCCGCTTCGCACTTGCTCCGGTAAAGCTCCGTGAACGCGACCTCCAGGAACCAAAAGCCCCCGACCCCGCGACTTTGCTGCAGAAATTCGCCAGCCGCGCATTCCGTCGCCCTGCAACTGCCGCCGAACTGCAACCTTATCTGGGGATTGTTGAGCAGCAACTGCAGGACGGGAGATCGTTCAAGGAAGCTATGATTTCCGGATACAAGGCCCTCCTCTGCTCCCCGGATTTTTTGTTCCTGGGACTGGAAGGAGACTACGTACTTGCATCGCGGCTATCCTATTTCCTTTGGGATTCGATGCCCGATGACGAACTGTCAGCGCTGGCGGCCAGCGGTCGCCTGTCACAACCTGAGACGTTGCTGGCCCAGGTGGACCGGTTGCTGGCAGACTCGCGTTCGGATCGTTTTATCGAGCATTTCCTCGACGAATGGCTTGAACTGAAGAAGATCGACTTCACCACGCCGGACCCGCAACTCTATCCCGAGTTTGATCCGTGGCTCCGGGATTCGATGCTCGCAGAAACCCGCGCCTATTTCCGTAAGCTGCTGAGCGAAAATCGTAGCGTCGACTTTCTGGTGGATGCGGATTTCCTGCTTGTCAATCAACGCCTGGCGGAGTTGTATGACATCCAGGGAGTCGCGGGGTCCCAGCTTCGCGAGACGCTCCTCGGCGCCGAGAGCCCACGCGGTGGATTGCTAACCCAGGCGGCGGTGCTGAAAGTCACGGCAAACGGGACAGCCACATCGCCCGTCCTGCGGGGCGTTTGGGTGACCGAGCGTATCCTCGGGATTCCGCGCCGCCCCCCACCGCCCAACATTCCCGCCGTCGAGCCCGACGCCAGTGGCGCCGTGACCATTCGCGAGCAAATCGAACGACACCGCGCCGATGCTGCCTGTGCAAGCTGTCATCGGGTAATGGACCCGCCGGGAATGGCGCTGGAGAGTTTTGACGTCATCGGCGGCTGGCGAGACCGTTATCGAGCCAGCGGTCGCCCAAAGATGGTCGGCAAAGGCAAAGAACGCCAGCTTGAACCGCACCTCAACATCCTCACCAACCGTGGCGACCGGAAGCCCATTCGCCTGGGCGGCGAGGTCGATCCTTCTGGTCAACTGGCCAGTGGCGGGCAGTTTGATGACATCAACGGATTCCGCGACCTGCTCCTGGCCGACCGCGAGAAGTTAGCGGGGAACCTGGCGCGGCAGTTGGCTATTTACGCGACGGGAAAAGGCTACCGATTTTCCGATCGAGAAGTGCTTGAGGCGATCGTCGCCCAGGCCCGCAACGAGAATTTTGGCGTCCGTTCGCTTGTCGATCGGGTGGTCTTGAGTCGCCTGTTTCTCGAACAGCCGTGA
- a CDS encoding carbonic anhydrase: MTGHAKKMINSFHEGLAAKAETRALDVRVTAEWLMAMCIDCRYPHIVHEYMRREHPKEIYDQVVLAGASLALTDSYTQRDYWSKTFIEHIGLSIDLHNIGGVLILNHRTCGAFREFHLLTANEENTNVEVERHRHVAELAGELTLSVFRNKKHPGFVQVWLTPEVTDPAADDFTSEPLLLFEKST; this comes from the coding sequence ATGACAGGCCATGCAAAGAAAATGATTAACTCTTTCCATGAGGGACTTGCCGCAAAAGCTGAGACACGCGCGTTAGATGTCAGAGTGACAGCCGAATGGCTGATGGCCATGTGTATTGACTGTCGCTACCCGCACATCGTTCACGAGTATATGCGCCGAGAGCATCCCAAAGAAATTTACGACCAGGTGGTTCTCGCTGGCGCTTCGCTTGCTCTCACGGATTCGTACACCCAGCGGGACTACTGGAGTAAGACTTTCATCGAGCATATCGGTCTCTCAATCGATCTCCACAACATTGGCGGAGTCCTTATTCTTAACCACCGAACCTGCGGAGCGTTCCGGGAATTCCATCTGCTGACCGCAAATGAGGAAAACACAAATGTCGAAGTTGAGCGACACCGGCACGTAGCTGAACTCGCAGGAGAACTAACTCTGAGCGTTTTCCGTAACAAGAAACACCCCGGCTTCGTTCAGGTATGGCTCACACCCGAAGTAACGGATCCGGCAGCGGACGACTTCACTTCGGAGCCGCTTCTCCTCTTTGAGAAATCGACCTGA
- a CDS encoding 3-keto-disaccharide hydrolase: MMSTRMIRLMLLGPLLAAALTAAADEPRKAGGDLPAAPARFKVGEPVSLFDGKTLDGWVTEDGKPVTQGWKVEDGTIHRDGRGGNIFYEQEVGDFELQFEWKIVAGGNNGVKYRVRKYGNRMLGCEYQILGDSPRKLSKGSTGSLYALYEPSEKAVPHPVGEWNTAKIVAHGPIIEHWMNGEKIVEADLESEEWRTRLAQSKFSPHADFARNSQGRIMLTEHGSKVWFRNLVLTPLPTKEIRPLPPVPAERKIQPPSKQEAAHYKLDPSFFQKCTRVQDILIAASSEVSDDAIREAAYQFDRIMQNIEPEVARRIREREVLCLLIGHAEFTSDLPQFATTKTGKDLDFYNWRQRGFLTHKEGRPTVVFAEEDVLEYEGGMQRESILVHEFGHVIHGAGFDETLQKRLTETFERARAKGIWMDGRAAQRFRRVKSETPVSLLAALTEAFPDQPAGLLRKCLEGGDILVNGETTNANVQVSKDDRVLIVFGGPKECYAHKNRAEYWAEGVQCWYNTNRTMDHDHNHIHTREQLEAYDPHLAQLCADVLGNSSWRFVSPRDRAGTEHLAHFDPAQSPTAIDPEHIQEAANDYYDTYWKDYWKRLHVKYKDKSESP, translated from the coding sequence ATGATGTCCACCCGGATGATACGTTTGATGCTGCTCGGCCCTCTGTTGGCTGCCGCCCTGACGGCGGCGGCCGATGAACCGCGGAAGGCCGGCGGCGACCTGCCCGCGGCCCCTGCCAGATTCAAGGTGGGGGAACCGGTATCGCTGTTTGACGGCAAAACGCTCGATGGCTGGGTTACCGAGGATGGCAAGCCCGTCACCCAGGGCTGGAAGGTGGAAGACGGGACGATTCATCGCGATGGCCGCGGGGGAAACATTTTCTACGAACAGGAAGTTGGCGACTTTGAACTTCAGTTCGAGTGGAAGATCGTCGCTGGCGGCAACAACGGCGTCAAATACCGCGTGCGAAAATATGGCAACCGGATGCTGGGTTGCGAGTACCAGATCCTGGGCGATTCCCCGCGTAAACTGTCGAAAGGCTCAACCGGTTCGCTGTATGCGCTGTATGAACCGAGCGAGAAGGCCGTCCCCCACCCGGTCGGCGAGTGGAACACGGCGAAAATCGTCGCTCATGGCCCCATCATTGAACACTGGATGAACGGCGAGAAGATTGTTGAGGCCGATCTCGAATCCGAAGAATGGCGCACCCGGCTTGCGCAAAGCAAGTTTTCACCCCATGCCGACTTCGCCCGGAATTCGCAGGGCCGCATCATGCTGACCGAACACGGCAGCAAGGTCTGGTTTCGTAACCTGGTCCTGACTCCCTTGCCGACCAAAGAGATTCGGCCGCTCCCCCCGGTTCCCGCCGAGCGCAAAATCCAGCCGCCGTCGAAGCAGGAGGCCGCTCATTACAAGCTGGACCCGTCGTTCTTCCAGAAATGCACGCGGGTTCAAGACATCCTGATTGCCGCGTCGAGCGAGGTCTCCGACGATGCGATTCGCGAAGCGGCCTACCAGTTCGATAGGATCATGCAGAATATCGAACCGGAAGTAGCTCGACGGATTCGCGAGCGTGAAGTACTCTGCTTGTTGATTGGACACGCCGAGTTCACCTCGGATCTGCCGCAATTCGCCACCACCAAAACGGGCAAAGATCTCGACTTCTATAACTGGCGGCAGCGCGGCTTTCTTACCCACAAAGAAGGTCGTCCCACGGTGGTCTTTGCCGAAGAGGATGTGCTGGAGTACGAAGGGGGCATGCAACGGGAAAGCATCCTGGTGCACGAGTTTGGCCACGTCATCCATGGCGCCGGGTTCGACGAAACACTGCAGAAACGGTTGACGGAGACTTTCGAGCGAGCCCGTGCAAAAGGCATCTGGATGGACGGACGAGCGGCCCAGCGCTTCCGCAGGGTGAAGTCTGAAACCCCGGTCAGCCTGCTCGCGGCGTTGACAGAAGCGTTCCCCGACCAGCCTGCTGGGTTACTGCGGAAGTGCCTCGAAGGCGGTGACATTCTCGTCAACGGCGAAACGACAAACGCGAATGTCCAGGTGAGCAAGGACGATCGGGTGCTGATTGTCTTCGGCGGCCCCAAGGAATGCTACGCCCACAAGAACCGGGCCGAATACTGGGCCGAGGGGGTGCAATGCTGGTACAACACCAATCGGACCATGGATCACGATCACAATCACATTCACACCCGCGAGCAACTCGAAGCCTACGATCCCCATCTGGCTCAGCTATGCGCCGACGTGCTTGGCAACTCGTCCTGGCGGTTTGTTTCGCCGCGGGATCGCGCGGGCACGGAACACCTGGCCCATTTTGATCCGGCCCAGTCCCCGACCGCCATCGATCCCGAGCACATCCAGGAGGCGGCCAACGATTACTACGACACCTACTGGAAAGACTACTGGAAACGGCTGCACGTCAAATACAAGGACAAGTCCGAATCGCCTTGA